One window of Chloroflexota bacterium genomic DNA carries:
- a CDS encoding peptidoglycan DD-metalloendopeptidase family protein produces MHVLNSRVMRHTTAWCAVLMLLSAAAAQPADAAEGYYNGLKLPYIAGAARIVVRTTSHGPGRHAVDFGLIYEPVLAMYGGRVVVASQSVNEGRYVVIDHGDGYCANYLHFDKVQVRAGQRVQQGEVLGISGNTGKSTGPHLHAAVFRKVTASCTGAGAGTEVMLLFDEFPSRELRAGDWIVSRNGRPTAPYYPSVDIAASDSLLVKWNDYSNNEDGFKIERRTGAKGAWAQVGTVGENATNLRDAGLAPSTQFCYRMRAFNRAGDSTYSNITCASTLARGSAPVVLAPPTAPQSPPAAGPLSPAPGAEALDTADSAPGGEAFIYNGLLGLRILMQQIGLLSALPDENDGE; encoded by the coding sequence ATGCACGTTCTGAACTCCCGCGTCATGCGCCACACGACGGCCTGGTGCGCGGTGCTCATGCTGTTGAGCGCCGCCGCAGCGCAGCCCGCCGATGCCGCCGAGGGGTACTACAACGGCCTCAAGTTGCCATACATCGCCGGCGCCGCGCGCATTGTGGTGCGCACCACCAGTCACGGCCCCGGCCGGCACGCGGTCGACTTCGGCCTGATCTACGAGCCGGTGCTTGCCATGTATGGCGGGCGGGTTGTGGTCGCCTCGCAGAGCGTCAACGAGGGGCGCTATGTGGTCATCGATCACGGCGATGGCTACTGCGCGAACTACCTGCACTTCGACAAGGTGCAGGTGAGGGCCGGGCAGCGCGTCCAGCAGGGCGAAGTGCTCGGCATATCCGGCAACACCGGCAAGTCGACCGGGCCGCACCTGCACGCTGCCGTCTTCCGCAAAGTGACCGCCTCCTGCACCGGGGCGGGGGCGGGTACCGAGGTAATGCTGCTGTTTGACGAGTTCCCATCGCGCGAATTGCGCGCCGGCGACTGGATCGTGTCACGCAACGGCCGCCCGACCGCCCCGTACTACCCCTCGGTGGATATCGCCGCCAGCGATTCGCTGCTGGTCAAGTGGAACGACTACTCCAACAACGAGGATGGATTCAAGATCGAGCGGCGCACGGGTGCCAAAGGTGCATGGGCGCAGGTCGGCACGGTTGGGGAGAACGCGACCAACCTGCGCGATGCCGGCCTGGCGCCGAGCACGCAGTTCTGCTATCGCATGCGCGCCTTCAATCGCGCCGGCGACTCGACGTATTCGAACATTACCTGCGCGTCGACCCTGGCTCGCGGCAGCGCGCCGGTCGTGTTGGCGCCCCCCACGGCGCCGCAATCGCCGCCCGCAGCCGGCCCGCTGTCGCCTGCGCCCGGAGCTGAGGCGTTGGATACAGCGGACAGCGCACCAGGCGGCGAGGCGTTCATCTACAATGGGTTGCTCGGATTGCGAATCCTGATGCAACAGATCGGTCTGCTGTCGGCGCTGCCCGACGAGAACGACGGGGAGTAG